The following is a genomic window from Xiphophorus couchianus chromosome 5, X_couchianus-1.0, whole genome shotgun sequence.
gttgtgtttatatGGGAAAGAGTTAGAAAGGGTTGATTGGTTTCGTTTTTTGGGAGTAGTTTTTGATAAGAAACTAACTTGGGGAAATCACATAGAACATATTATGGAGAAGACTAAAAAGGTTCTAAACATTATGAGGTGTTTAGCTGGGTTGACATGGGGTGCGAATTTCGAttcccttaaaaatatatatgtgtctCTAATTAGATCAAGAATAGATTATGGGAGTGTGGTGTATGGATCAGCAGCTAAAACTAGGTTAAAAAAGTTAGATGTTATTCAAGCCCGAGCAATGAGAATATGTTTAGGGGCAGTTAAATCAACACCAATATGTGCATTACAAGTAGAGTCAGGAGAAATGCCATTATGCATTAGAAGACAGCAGCTAATGGTAAATTATTGGATAAGTTTAAAAGGACATAATGCAGATCACCCGgttaagaaattattaggaGAGTGTtgggaaagaggaaagaaacaaatggataGTTTTGGGTGGGTTGGGGATAATAGAGCgaaaatttttaatgtatattataaGGAATTTAGTCCAACTGTATTGTGGCCTTTGAGACCGACATGGACttggaaatatattaatgtagACAGAACACTAACAAATATTAGGAAAAGGAACACATTAGATACTTGCCAAGAATTTTATAATCACatgcagaataaatatattgaatatttgcaaatttatacGGATGGGTCGAAAGACCCTAAAAGTGAAGCAACCAGTATAGCCATAGTGATTCCTGAATTAAAGAttagtatttcaaaaagaacatctgATTATTTGAGTGTGTTTGCGGTAGAACTAGGTGCTATTTTAGTAGCTTTAGAAGGGGTGGAGGAAACtaataggaataaaataatagtttgtagtGACTCTCTATCTGCGTTGACGAGTATCGGAAAGGGACGtacaaaaaatcatcaaaatattttatatgagatTATGGCGGTTCATCATAGgatctgtgaacaaaataaaaatgttgtattattcTGGACTCCTGCTCATGTAGGTATTATGGGGAATGAAAGAGCAGACAAGCTGGCGAAGGAGACAATTAAACAAGATGATATtgttatgcaaataaagttatctaaatctgaaggcaaaagtatAATTTGGAAAGAATGCAAGAAGATATGGGAAGATAGGTgggtaaatgaaattaaaggaagacatttatttagaatacaaaatacagtcgATGTAGAAAGGATCAGAGGattaaacaggagggaagagataattataaatagaatacGAACTGGGCATAGTTTCCTAAACGGAACTCTTTTTAAGATGAGGAAACACCTTACTGGTTTATGTAGATGGTGTGATGAAGTAgaaacagtggaacatgttttgattaaatgtaggaAATACGAAAGTCacagaagattattaaaaacagaactaggTGTTAGTAGGGAATTGAAATTTGACAAGGTGATCGATCAGCTGAATAatattgaggggaaaaagaagatttttcgttttttaaaagacactgGGATTTTTAAGAGTCTTTGAGGAGTAGGTAGTAGGAGTCAATAGAGGGCAGTAGTGCAACATAATTGGATGCAAGCTgccgttaaaatctaaagaagaagaagaagaagacaatgTTCGGTTTTGCTCGACCCAAATGACGCTGACTCAACGCCCCAGTGTCGTCACGTGACGCCGCTTCGAGGAGCACTTCCATTGGCTGGAAGCTCCCACACAGGAGGAGCTGATCCGCACATTTTCCTGCAGTTTGTCACCGAGTCTGAGTCCTGGCATGTAGCTCTGGGCCGAGCCGAATCGAGCCGGCGGGGAAATCACAGCATCACTGAGAGCCGCACGCAGCCGCGCGCCCCGGGCAGCAGGGAGCAGATTGACCGGAGGGACAGAATGAGCCAGAACACCGCGGACACGAGCACGCTATGCCTCTTTGATGTAGATGGCACGTTGACGGCCGCGAGAcaggtaaacaaacaaacaaacaaacacctACGTTCATAGAAACACGTCGCAGATGCTAGAGTGACTTCCGGCTCCACGTCCCGACTCTGTCCGCCTGTTGATGAGCTTCCGGGAAACATAATACACACTTGGTTCCGTTAAAAAGCTAAACTCACGCTGTTTACATAaacttatttaaacaaaattttaaataagtatgtttcatgttttctattatttatctttataaTGGCTTCTTCAAACAGGGAACGGTTTACTAGCGTCTACATGTAACAGGAAGTATCTGGCGgaacacaaaaactgaactcccttgtagtttttttaaaaccccATCATATCGTTTagctaaaaacatttagttttgccCTTAAATATGTGGctgtttagtcattttaaactGCTGTCATATGATCAATCAATAAAAAGcatgtgtttattaattatGAGTTCGACCCAAAAGCCCCAGTTTCCATTTATTTCCGCTAGCATCCTGCTAACTGCTGAAACCTGGTCTAGTAAAGAAGTACTAGACCAGTGTCTCtttgttagtttattaaagactgCTTGTTTTAACAccaagattaataaaataacttctgaCAAGACTGTTATACTTGTAAAGTAGCATTAATGAGTCCCAGCCCTTTGTGTTCTGCCTACAGATTATCAGAAACATCCGAGCAGCTTGATGGTTTTTAGAGgaaatgttgtaaataaatacagctgGTAAGAATTAGGACACCTTTCACCTCTTTTCATCCAGAAAAGtacattaacaaaacaaaatctctctGCGCTAAACCTGCAGCAGCTTTCATTCTTTGACATGAAACCTATTAGAAATTACTGGAGTGAGACAGTTTCTCACtcacaacaacaaatattaactttttattattattcaacttttctgtttgtgaGGGTTTTATTGTCCTAAAGAGCAACTATTgtataaattttactttttagagCGTTGCATCATGTTATGtaattccctcatcaaaacccaacttggagttttgctttgattttttcatgcatgtttgagaaatcctttaatctccatggcaaccatgtgcaaaacgcctgggtggacctagctccgccttcagggcgctgctcctcctctgagctgcagtttccaggcTAACAAGCTTCAACTTCACAGAGCAGCGCTTCTCTGCGACTCCCTCACTCGGCTCCAGaaattacaaagtcatatttgatgtatatagaatttttataacaactgaagttaatatGGCCACATGAATGTGCTCTAAAATGGCAATACGTGCCTGGAAAACATGGAAACCTGCCCCTTTAATCACTGACCCCGCCTCCACCTCCAAGCCCCACCCACtgcattttacattaaacatgGCCTGTTCTACTAGCTGTCAGCTTATGAGAGCGCCCCCTggtgtttgtctgtgtttccAGAGAGTGACTCCAGACATGAAGGCGTTCCTGGAGAAACTGAGGACTCGGGTTCGGGTCGGTGTGGTTGGTGGCTCAGACCTCAGTAAGATCAAGGAGCAGCTGGGAGACGacggtgaggaggaggaggagctcaGTGGGGTCAGAGGTGAAGGTTTAGCCGTTCTGGgtttgacttcctgtttttccGTCTCAGTCATCCAGAAATCAGACTATGTGTTCGCCGAGAATGGCCTGGTGGCGTACAGACACGGACAGCTGCACTCCATCCAGGTGAGTCACCTGGTGCACAAAATGTCCTCCAGGGGGCGCTAACTGGGGAAGCTAACTGTGTCGTTTGTCTCTCAGTCTATCCAGGCCCACATGGGAGAAGAGCTGCTGCAGGATTTCATCAACTTCTGTCTGAACTACATGGCCAAGATCCAGCTGCCCAGGAAAAGGTACCGACCCAAACCAACCCGGTTCTGATGAgacatttatgtaaatatttatatagatATTTTAATGCTTGATgacagtttctgttttgtttttttccctgatTTTTCAAGTTACCATTCCAGGAAACTGTTTTATCCTCTGTcttcagtggctatgctaactagccttagcattcatggcaaACTATTAGTGAACTAGCTGTAGTGTAGCTCAGGAGTTCATTCCATGCTATGGTCCTGCAGAGAGAATTAACTTCTCGCTGggaaaatgctgcaaaataGCAGAGACCAAAGGTGAGCATACACAAGCCTGATTGACAACGCCAAGCCCCTcccctggttctgattggttgtttctgatggaGCGGCGCAGAAATGGAAGCTGACAGTTAGCCAGTGGAAGCTAATGGTTAGCCTTTCTCCTCAGAGGTACGTTCATCGAATTCCGGAATGGGATGCTGAACGTCTCTCCGATCGGACGCAGCTGCAGCCAGGAGGAGCGCCAGGAGTTCTACGAGCTGGACCAGGTCAGAACCGCATGCGTTTCCCAGAATTCAGCTGCTTCATGCCGCTGTTCTCGCTGGTGCGGCAGCGTAAAGCAGCTTGT
Proteins encoded in this region:
- the pmm2 gene encoding phosphomannomutase 2, whose product is MSQNTADTSTLCLFDVDGTLTAARQRVTPDMKAFLEKLRTRVRVGVVGGSDLSKIKEQLGDDVIQKSDYVFAENGLVAYRHGQLHSIQSIQAHMGEELLQDFINFCLNYMAKIQLPRKRGTFIEFRNGMLNVSPIGRSCSQEERQEFYELDQREKIREKFVSVLKEEFRGKGLSFSIGGQISFDVFPDGWDKRYCLDIVDKDNYSTVHFFGDKTKPGGNDFEIYSDPRTIGHEVSSPEETQRLCQELFFS